A genomic region of Ictidomys tridecemlineatus isolate mIctTri1 chromosome 10, mIctTri1.hap1, whole genome shotgun sequence contains the following coding sequences:
- the LOC144367263 gene encoding large ribosomal subunit protein uL18, whose product MGFVKVVKNKAYFKRYQVKFRRRREGKTDYCARKRLVIQDKNKYNTPKYRMIVRVTNRDIICQIAYARIEGDMIVCTAYAHELPKYGVKVGLTNYAAAYCTGLLLARRLLNRFGMDKIYEGQVEVTGDEYNVESIDGQPGAFTCYLGAGLARTTTGNKVFGALKGAVDGGLSIPHR is encoded by the coding sequence ATGGGGTTTGTTAAAGTTGTGAAGAATAAGGCTTACTTTAAGAGATACCAAGTGAAATTTAGAAGACGACGAGAGGGCAAAACTGATTACTGTGCTCGGAAACGCTTGGTGATCCAGGACAAAAATAAGTACAACACACCCAAATACAGGATGATAGTTCGTGTAACTAACAGAGATATCATTTGCCAGATTGCTTATGCCCGTATAGAAGGTGATATGATAGTCTGCACTGCATATGCACATGAACTACCAAAATATGGTGTGAAAGTTGGCCTAACAAATTATGCTGCAGCATATTGTACAGGCCTGCTGCTGGCCCGCAGGCTTCTCAATAGGTTTGGTATGGACAAGATTTATGAAGGCCAAGTGGAGGTGACTGGAGATGAATACAATGTGGAAAGCATTGATGGTCAACCTGGTGCCTTCACCTGCTATTTGGGTGCAGGCCTTGCTAGAACTACAACTGGCAATAAAGTTTTTGGGGCCCTGAAGGGAGCTGTGGATGGAGGCTTGTCTATCCCCCATAGGTAA